CGACTCGAGCTTCCGAGGAGGTCTATCAGGGAATCAAACAGGTTATCGGAACGGTAGAGTACCACTCTATGGCCAGAGTGGTTGTTGTCTGCCCTAAACCGACGAATCCTCAGGTAGGATGTATCGCCCTTATAAGTGCGGGAACGGCAGACCTTCCGGTCGCAGAAGAAGCCGCTGTAGTAGCCGAAACGCTCGGAAACCGGGTGGAAAGGATTTACGATGTGGGGGTAGCCGGTTTACATCGTCTGCTGGATAATCTTAAACGAATTGTAGAAGCCAATGTCATTATCGTTGTGGCCGGGATGGAAGGAGCTCTTCCCAGTGTTGTGGGGGGTTTAGTCGATAAGCCGATCATTGCAGTTCCCACCAGTGTGGGATATGGAGCCAGTTTCCATGGGCTGTCAGCTTTGCTGACCATGCTTAATAGCTGTGCACCAGGCATATCAGTGGTTAATATCGATAACGGATTTGGTGCTGCTTATCAGGCGAGTTTAATTAATAAAATGTGTGCTAAGTCGTGAAGCCGAAAAACCACATATTTTCTCCTATGGCACGTGGGTTATTTATAACCTTTGAAGGGATTGAAGGCAGTGGTAAAACAACCCAGGCTACTCTCCTGGTTGAGTATCTAAAATCTAAGGATATTCCGGTTTTATATACCCGTGAGCCGGGTGGTACCCCCATTGGAGATCAAATCAGAAAAGTTTTATTAAATACTGAAAATCATCACATGACAGGACTTACAGAGCTTTTACTCTACGGTGCAAGTCGAGCCCAGCATGTTGAGCAGCTTATTCGTCCGAGTTTAGAAAAGGGTGTGATGGTGGTCTGTGATCGGTATACCGATGCTACCCTCGCTTACCAATGGGCCGGAAGGGGACTTGACCGAAAGGCTGTTGAGATGGTCAATGGGCTGGCAACCTCAGGACTTTATCCTGATCTTACCATCTTGCTGGATGTACCTGTAGAACTCGGCCTGGAACGGGCTAAAAGCAGAAATTTGAAACTAAATTTACAAAATCGAGAAGGGCGATTTGAAGAAGAAAGTCTTTCCTTTCACCACCGGGTTCGAGAAGGGTATCGGAAGTTAGCTGCTGGTGAGCCGGATCGGATTTATTTAATCGATGGGACCCAAGATATACAGACCATCCATGAAGAAATCAAGCGGATTGTCCTTGCAAGAAGGACTGATAAGAGTGAAGGGTAAGGAATAAATGTCCTTTTCAACCATCATAGGCCAGGAAGAGGCCGTCCATTTAATCAGAAAGGCTCTGGCTAGAAACCGGGTACCCCATGCTTATCTCTTCACAGGACCCGAAGGGATTGGAAAAAAACTCACAGCCCTGACTCTGGCTAAAGCTTTGAATTGCCTGGTCGCATCCGATGATGCCTGTGAGACCTGTAAGTCTTGTTATAAGATTCATAAAGGATGCCACCCGGATGTAGAAATAATCGAAGCCGAAGGCCAGTTTATTAAAATCGATCAGATTCGAGAGTTACAAAAACAGGTCGGTTATAAACCTTTTGAGGGAAGAAAAAAAGTTAGCATCCTTAATAACGCAGAAAAGTTAAACCTGGAGGCTGCCAATGCTTTATTAAAAACTTTAGAAGAGCCCCCTCCTGATACGGTGTTTATCCTGATAAGTTCAAGCCCCAGTGCTCTGTTGCCGACTATTGTTTCTCGATGTCAATCGATACGGTTTAGTCCCTTAGGCCTCCAGCATACGGAGCAGTTTTTGGTAGAGAAAGGAGTTGCAACCGGTCCAAAAGCTCACTTATTGGCTGCTTTATCTGAAGGAAGACCTGGAAGGGCTTTAAATATGGACATAGACAGGATCCTTTCCCTTCGGGAACAGATCCTGGAGCTTATGGATTTGATGATCCCCGATGGGGGTTTGAGGACCGATCTGCAGCCTAACAGGACACAGGTTTTGTCTTTGCCCGATTCCGGGATAAAAGTTTTACTGGGCAAAATCGAAGAGTTTACACGGGATCGGGATCAAACCGAAGAGCTTTTAGACTTTTTATTGGTTTTTTATAGGGATCTGCTCCTGTTATCTGAGCAGGGAAATCCCGGCTTCCTGGTAAATCAGGATCTGATTTCATTCTTAGAAAGATATAAAACCCGCATATCTTCTCAGAAGATTTTGAAGATTTGTCAGGATATCTATCAAACAAAAGTTAACTTGCAACATAACGCAAATCTCCAATTGGCCTTGGAAGACCTGTTCTTAAAGATCATGGAAACTTAAATGTGATTATTTAGCTCCAAAAGGATAAAGAAAGTAAACCCAGAGATGTGGAGTAATTTCTTCGTTTCTGATACGTTATAAAGTTAATTCTATGTAATTCTCGGCCTTTACCTCGGCCTCTTTCCCGAAGCTTCGGGGGAGGGGTCGGGGGGATGCGGGCCAGGATAAGAAGGTTAGCCCCAGCGGGGCGACCTGGGTCTAGCCCCTGGCGTATTATCCTGGCGCGGATGGGGGTCGGGGGTGAGGGCCGAGCGGTTAGTTAGAGTTAACTTTACAAGGTATCAGATCTTTGTTCTTCATATCTTTTAAAGAACCTTTGTAGCTAAATAATTATAACCCTATTTTGTAACTTAAAAATGGCTGACTTAAAAAAATTTTATATTACAACCCCCATATATTACGTTAATGATGTGCCTCATATTGGTCATGCGTATACGACCATTGCCTGTGATACACTGGCCAGATACAAGAGGTTGACCGGATATGATGTATTTTTTTTAACAGGTACCGATGAGCATGGGCAAAAGGTAGAGCGTACGGCGAAGAAAAATAACGAGACCCCCATTCAACTGGCGGATCGTACCATGCAGCGGTTCAAAGACCTGTGGAAGCGGCTGAGAATTTCCTACTCGGATTTTATCCGAACCACAGAACCTCGCCATATTGCTGCGGCCCAGAAACTCTTCCAGGCGGTTTATGATCACGGCGATATTTACCTGGGGGAGTATGAAGACTGGTACTGTACGACCTGTGAGCAATTCTTAACGGAACTCCAACTGGTAAATGGACGATGTCCTAATTGTGGACGTCCTGTAGAAAAACTGAAAGAAGAGAGTTACTTCTTCAGGATGTCCAGATACCAGGAGCCGTTACTCAAGTATATAGAAGAGCATCCGGATTTTATTCAACCCGAGACCCGGCGAAATGAGATTATCAGTTTTATTAAAGGAGGACTGCGGGATTTAAGTATCAGCCGGACTTCCTTTGATTGGGGAATTAAGATACCGATTAATCCCCGGCATATTATGTATGTTTGGTTTGATGCCCTGACCAATTACCTGACGGCCGTGGGTTATGCCGAGGATCCCCAAAAATTTGAGAAATACTGGCCTGCCGATATTCATGTGGTTGGGAAAGATATCCTTCGGTTTCATACGGTTTACTGGCCTACCTTCCTGATGTCTGCCGGATTGCCTTTACCGAAAAAGGTTTTTGCACACGGTTGGTGGCAAGTGGAAGGTCAAAAAATGTCCAAGTCTCTGGGAAATGTGGTGGATCCGAATCAAATAATCGATGAGTTTGGGGTAGATCCTTTCCGCTATTTCCTTCTTCGGGAAGTTTCGTTCGGTTTAGATGGGGATTTCTCCAGGCAAGCCTTGATTCAGAGAATCGATAGTGATCTGGCCAATGATCTGGGGAATCTCTTTAGTCGTTGCCTGACGGTTATTGAGAAGTATCAAAATGGAATTGTACCGGAGCCTGTTGGATCTACAGAGCGAGAAAACCGATTGGCAGCTCAGCGTGCTGAAACTTTGATCAAAATGGATCAATCCATGAACGAACTGGCCTTCCACCAGGTACTCAAAGATATCTGGGATTACATCAACGAAGTGAATCGCTACATTGTAGATACCGCCCCCTGGATGTTAGTCAAAGATAAAGCCAAACAGGATAGACTTTCGACCGTACTCTATAGTCTGGCAGAAGCTTTGAGGGGGATTGCCCTGTTGATCGCTCCGTTTATGCCGGAAACCTCCGAAAAAATGTGGACCCAACTGGGATTACCGGATAAACCAGGCCCAGAGGACTTTGCCTCCCTGAAGGTTTGGGGTGGATTCCCCAGTGGGATCCAAATTCATAAGGGGGAGCATCTCTTCCCACGCATCCATTCTAAGGGTGCAGACCTGGAAATCTCGGGAAGAACCGCTAAAGAGGCCTCTCAAAAAGACACTTTAACGCTCGACGAAACAAAAAAAGATCCTGTACAACAGACCTCTGAACTCAGTTCAGGACAAATAACAGGTAATGAACAAAATCTGATTACCCTTGAAGAGTTTGCCAGGATCGATCTTCGGGTGGCTGAGATCCTGGCTGCCGAGAAAGTTAAAGGATCTTCTCGTTTAATCAAGCTCCAGGTCGACCTGGGTACAGAAAAACGAACGGTCGTGGCAGGTATTGCAGAAAGCTATACTCCTGAAGAACTCATCGGACGTAAAGTTATATTGGTTGCTAACCTAAAACCCGCCAGACTTATGGGAATCGAATCCCA
The genomic region above belongs to Candidatus Limnocylindrales bacterium and contains:
- the metG gene encoding methionine--tRNA ligase; this translates as MADLKKFYITTPIYYVNDVPHIGHAYTTIACDTLARYKRLTGYDVFFLTGTDEHGQKVERTAKKNNETPIQLADRTMQRFKDLWKRLRISYSDFIRTTEPRHIAAAQKLFQAVYDHGDIYLGEYEDWYCTTCEQFLTELQLVNGRCPNCGRPVEKLKEESYFFRMSRYQEPLLKYIEEHPDFIQPETRRNEIISFIKGGLRDLSISRTSFDWGIKIPINPRHIMYVWFDALTNYLTAVGYAEDPQKFEKYWPADIHVVGKDILRFHTVYWPTFLMSAGLPLPKKVFAHGWWQVEGQKMSKSLGNVVDPNQIIDEFGVDPFRYFLLREVSFGLDGDFSRQALIQRIDSDLANDLGNLFSRCLTVIEKYQNGIVPEPVGSTERENRLAAQRAETLIKMDQSMNELAFHQVLKDIWDYINEVNRYIVDTAPWMLVKDKAKQDRLSTVLYSLAEALRGIALLIAPFMPETSEKMWTQLGLPDKPGPEDFASLKVWGGFPSGIQIHKGEHLFPRIHSKGADLEISGRTAKEASQKDTLTLDETKKDPVQQTSELSSGQITGNEQNLITLEEFARIDLRVAEILAAEKVKGSSRLIKLQVDLGTEKRTVVAGIAESYTPEELIGRKVILVANLKPARLMGIESQGMILAAVKDKKAVLLSLDREVEIGTKVK
- the larB gene encoding nickel pincer cofactor biosynthesis protein LarB encodes the protein MDIEKLRALLEGVREGSLSIDRALERLKSLPYEDLGFAKVDHHRHLRKGTPEVVFCQGKTVEQVVKIVERLIKTGESNILATRASEEVYQGIKQVIGTVEYHSMARVVVVCPKPTNPQVGCIALISAGTADLPVAEEAAVVAETLGNRVERIYDVGVAGLHRLLDNLKRIVEANVIIVVAGMEGALPSVVGGLVDKPIIAVPTSVGYGASFHGLSALLTMLNSCAPGISVVNIDNGFGAAYQASLINKMCAKS
- the tmk gene encoding dTMP kinase, with protein sequence MARGLFITFEGIEGSGKTTQATLLVEYLKSKDIPVLYTREPGGTPIGDQIRKVLLNTENHHMTGLTELLLYGASRAQHVEQLIRPSLEKGVMVVCDRYTDATLAYQWAGRGLDRKAVEMVNGLATSGLYPDLTILLDVPVELGLERAKSRNLKLNLQNREGRFEEESLSFHHRVREGYRKLAAGEPDRIYLIDGTQDIQTIHEEIKRIVLARRTDKSEG
- the holB gene encoding DNA polymerase III subunit delta', which gives rise to MSFSTIIGQEEAVHLIRKALARNRVPHAYLFTGPEGIGKKLTALTLAKALNCLVASDDACETCKSCYKIHKGCHPDVEIIEAEGQFIKIDQIRELQKQVGYKPFEGRKKVSILNNAEKLNLEAANALLKTLEEPPPDTVFILISSSPSALLPTIVSRCQSIRFSPLGLQHTEQFLVEKGVATGPKAHLLAALSEGRPGRALNMDIDRILSLREQILELMDLMIPDGGLRTDLQPNRTQVLSLPDSGIKVLLGKIEEFTRDRDQTEELLDFLLVFYRDLLLLSEQGNPGFLVNQDLISFLERYKTRISSQKILKICQDIYQTKVNLQHNANLQLALEDLFLKIMET